The following nucleotide sequence is from Callithrix jacchus isolate 240 chromosome 12, calJac240_pri, whole genome shotgun sequence.
GTGCGGCGTCCCCGGCTGCTGACAGGGAAGCGGCGCGCTGACACCCGCGCACCGGCACCCCGGTGGAGGAGCCAAGGGTACACGACGATGCCAATGATGGGCCGGAGGCTCCGGATTCATAGGTGCGGGGCGTAGAAGGGGGTCAGGTAGGAAGGCCCGAGGAACGGCGCGAAAGGGCTCCCAGGGGTGGCGGCCGTCAGCGGGAAGGAGGAGGCAGCCGGGAAGAGGACGTTGGCCGTGGAGTAGGAGGGAAAAGTCTGGAAGGGCAGAGTCCCTGTGCCGGGAGGGCCGGGACTGCCCcctgcgccgccgccgccgccccccgcTGCAGCCCCTGGTTGGGGCGCACCACCTCCGACCTGAGCCGCGCCGTCGGCGCCCGGGTTCTGCTTCTTCCACTTGGTCCTGCGATTCTGGAACCAAATTTTGACCTGCGTCTCGGTGAGGCTGAGCGACAGCGCGAGGTTCAGGCGCTCGCACACGGACAGGTAGCGCGTGGCCCGGAACTTGTTCTCTAAGGCCACCAGCTGCTCGTAGGTGAAGGCGGTGCGCGCGCGCCGCGGCTTGGCGCAGTTGGACTCCACGCGCCGGCGCCGGGGCCGCGGGGAGCCCGGGGAGCCAGGGGACCCTGCAGGGCCGCCCCCGCCTTCCTCGCAGGGCTCCCCAGACGCCAACGCCGCGACAGGGGCGTCAGGTGAGCGCGCCAGGCCCAGCAGCTTGCGCGCAGCCCGCTCCCGCCGCCGCGGCCTCCCGGGATCCTCcgcatcctcctcctcttccgcCTCGGAACCCTCCAGGGGGGACGCCCCGCCGGCGCCTCGGCCCGCAGCATCTAGGGGAGAAGGGGGCGGTGAACAGAAGCCTCTCGGGGTCCTCAaacctcctcctcgtcctcccaaGATCAAGCGGCTGTCCCCTCAACCCAACTCCCGGTGCCGTTGCTGTCCCCACGTCTCGCTTCCCTCAGGCCCGACTGCACATCCTCGCCAGCGATTTTAGGGGAATCATGTCCTCTTGCCCTTTACAAATCTGCCATCAAGTAAGGGTCcaagaaatgtttgctgaatgaatgaatgacaccccgcattaaaaataatagtgacCTTACTGAGTAACCATATTGGGGGTTAGGATCACTGTATTAAGACATCTAGTTATCAAACACCTTTAGGGCTGTGCCTCCCCAGACCCCAGAAGCCTATTTTGGTCTAGGACCCCTAGCAATTAAAAAAGAAGTTATTAAGCTCTctgcccccatcccacccccGCCCCCGCTTTAAAGTGAAATTCCCCCTTTCCCATCTTCTCTCTCCCGCCGTGTTAATAGAGTTTCAGATTTGTGCGGGGCCGGATCGATAGATGTCATCTATTAAAGGTAAGTTTTAATCGAACAATATTAGGATCAGACAGGGAAAGGGGGTTTGAAGTCGGTACCTGCAAGCTGCGGGCAGGAGATATGCAGGCACCAGTAATAGAATATCGATCAcgagggtgggggaagggagcgCGGCCCCTCGGAGAGAAGATCCGAACAATTACCAGGCCGCCGGCCCGGGCCCAAGTGCCGCCGCCAGAGGCGCCCGGGGCCCCAGGCAATCATCACCAAACTTGGGGAGGGGAACGGGGGGCTGCGCGACATCCAGTCTCCCGGGAGACCTGAGCCTCTGACCCTCCAGGGAGCCGCCTTTCTTGGTCTTATCCCAAGCCCCACCCAGCAGGACTCCTGCTGTCTTTCGTCCTTCCTTCCAGCCACAAACTTTCCTGACCTCTCCATCAGGTGTCCGCCAGCCTAGGAAGTCAAAGGGTTTTGAGGAAAAAGTACCAAAAGCTTCCCAACACCCCATCAGAGACCCGCCCCCAGCTCCGGTCAACAGTGGGGTCTGGGGAGCCTAAGCTCGTGAGGCAGCCCAGCCTCGCAGGCGTCTCCGGGTGGTTTGAAGTAGGCGCCTGACCCCTGGCGCAAGCCTTAGCCTCAGCTCccccatccataaaatgggggTGATGTGAATGATGCTGTCCATCTCTCAGGTTCCGAAATTTTCATCACCTTTATCCCAACCCTTAGCCCACGTCCTAGCACGTGGCAAGCGAATTAAATGCCCGATAAATGAGTAAGCCTGGCAAGGTAGGCGCCGGGTCAGTGAAGTTTCCACCGCGAGCGTCAGAGCTGTGGTGCGGGTAAGCTTGGCGGGTGAGCAGGGATGCGGCAAATCCCTGCCGCGGAATTCGGGGAGCCTCCTCTCTGCATCTCGCCAATTCCGGGGCGGGGGCTACACTTCGCACGCGGTCCCGAGCGCCTTCTCTCTTTGAGGAAAACGCAGTGAAGGACCACTCACCAGGCCCGGCTATTCCCCAAACACTGCGCAGTGTTGGGGCGGGGGCCGCCTTGCATCTTACCAGGGGTCTCCAGCTGTCCGTCAGGGTTCTCGACGCTGGCATCCTTCCCCGCTTCGACCTCCGCCAAACTTTTCCTGGCTTCCCGGGGAGCCGGGCGCACGGGCGGGAGCGCGGCGCGGGTGAATTTCTGCGGGTCCAGGATGTCCAGGACCGAGAAGGAGATCTTGTGGTGGGAGGGAGCCGCCTTGGCCCCGCCGTCTTGCCATGCCAGCATGCCCGTCGCCTGCCGGCCGGCGGTCGGCAGCGAAGGGTCTGGGATGGCGGCGCTCGGGCTTGCCTTAGGCTGTGGCTCAACCGCAGCTCTCCAGCCGGTGGCCGGGTTCGCGCGACCAACTGAAGCtggggagggggatggggaggcgGGGCGGGGAGGGAGCCGCGGGGCGCTGCGCGCCGATTGGCACCGGCGCAACGCGGGCCAGCCTCGGGACTACCCGGCGCCGTGTGGAGGCCGCTTGCCTGGGCTCGAGGAAGCTCCGCGCGCCCGGTGCGCGCGCCCGCGGGGCCAGTGCAGTCGGCTCCGCGCGCCTCCGCCCAACCTTCTGGGACTCTCGGAGGGTGCCAGGGAGGCTTTCATCCTGGGGATCCCtcccccccgacacacacaccTCTGTCACTGAAGTTTGTGCCCTTTTTCCAGCGCACCCGCCTTCAACTTGGGGATGCAATTGAGGCCAGGACTGATTACTTTGATGAATCCAGGGAATGCTCCGCGCATCTCCTGCCCTGCAAGTGAATGACAGTAACAGCTTCAGACCCGGTTATCACGGATTTAAAAGCCCTCATGTTCTCTCAGTTTAGGGTTCACAAAACCCTGAGGCTTGCACGATCTCATTCCTTGAGCATCCCCGTGAGATGGGCGTCACCTGACACAGACCAgtgtccccattttaaagatgaggaaatcgaGGTTCACAGGCCAGAAGAGATTTGCCCGGGGTCACTGTGAGTTGGTGACTGAGTCTGGGTTTGGACCTGGGTCTTCTGGACCAGGGCTTTTTCAGTACACCCTGCTCTTTCGAAAACGGAGGGAGAAAATCCCGGACTGTCAGTCTTTTGCTTCCACCCCAAAGCCAAGCCAGGCCAGAGGCCAGCAAGAGGTCTGTAGAGGTGACGCCTGCGGCTTCGGAAACCTTGGTGTTTTCAGGCACAGAGCCAAGGGAGATGGCTGAGGGTGTCTGCCCTGGTTTGCTATGACCCGGAGCACAGCCCTCGATGCACAAACTTCAGGCCTTCTCCAGAGACACAAATTCCATCATGTGCAACAGAAATTGGACCTGAGAATTAGGTTGCATCTCTGACCCCcattcctccccagccccagaaACAGAAGATTCAAAAATGCCTGTCTGGTTTGATTTTAAAGTCAGAGAAGAGAAACCGTTGAAATGGCCCTCATCTGCCCTACCCCTGGGAAGGTGATCACCAGTGGCTGGAGAAGCTTTCACTGGCCACACCCTtcctaaatttcttcttttgtctctcAGAGAGCACACAGCAATCTGTGAGCACTAAGCATTTTGTTTCAGGCAAATTCTGAGGCTTCTCCTAGTGTTTGGCCCAGAACCACCTCTGACTCGTTCCTTTCTTCTCTGCCCCATGGGGTTTCCAAACAATGACGTGGCAATTAATATTGTCTGAGCAGGTAAGCagtaggaagaggaggagaaaccTTCTCATTAAAGTGCTGGGGGCTGCTAATCCCATCTGTTATTGAAGAGGCATTCTTAGAGGCCAGCTCCTTGTAGCTTTTCTCATTCAAACCTTGCTGCCCCTCCCAGAGGTGGTCACTGTATTCCCTGCAGACTTTAAAGCCCTGCCGAAATTCAAGCTAGCTCCAGTCCTAAAGAGAAGATGGATTGTGCTTTTAAAGCTCAGGAAAGGAAGTGCCCTTCCCAAGCCCGCTGGACCACCTCCCACCAAAGTGAATGCACACCAAGTGAAAACCCAAAGAAAAGATGGCCCTGAAATTAAAAGTGGCGCCCGGGATCCTGGACTACAAATCACAGAGCCTTCCTGAAATACTGAGAGGGTACTTCGTTTGCTGTTTTAACAACGCTTTCCCACCcagttcttgaattttttttccatcttcctttttgtttctccCCCTTTTACCCTTTTGATCCTAGCCGCCCCTTCTACCTTTTCCCaccatgtttactttttttttctttcttttttccttttcttttcttttcttttttttttttttttgagacggaacctccctctgtcatacaggctggagttcagtggcacgatctcagctcactgcaacctctacctcctaggttcaagcaattctcctgcctcagcctcctgagtagctgggattacaggtacatgccactgtgcccagctaatttttgtattattagtagagacaggtttttaccatgttggccaggctggtctcaaactcatgatctcaagtgatccgcccacctcaggctcgccaagtgctgagattacaggtgtgagccatcatgcccgcccatgtttacatttttaaatgcttaggtTCTTCAGGGTAGCTAGGAATAGATTTCCTTAAGTTAGCCCCAGATGAAAGTATGTGGCTTCCCACTGTCCCTCTTATTCATTCTCCTGTAAGAAACCTTAAGACTCTATTTTCACAGGATGGTGGGCATTCCAGGGGGCACCCTAAACCCCAAACCAGAGGGACAAGGGAGGCCC
It contains:
- the NKX1-2 gene encoding NK1 transcription factor-related protein 2, whose protein sequence is MLAWQDGGAKAAPSHHKISFSVLDILDPQKFTRAALPPVRPAPREARKSLAEVEAGKDASVENPDGQLETPDAAGRGAGGASPLEGSEAEEEEDAEDPGRPRRRERAARKLLGLARSPDAPVAALASGEPCEEGGGGPAGSPGSPGSPRPRRRRVESNCAKPRRARTAFTYEQLVALENKFRATRYLSVCERLNLALSLSLTETQVKIWFQNRRTKWKKQNPGADGAAQVGGGAPQPGAAAGGGGGGAGGSPGPPGTGTLPFQTFPSYSTANVLFPAASSFPLTAATPGSPFAPFLGPSYLTPFYAPHL